ACGTCTCCGACCCCCGCCCACTCGTAGTCCAGTAGCTCGGCGGCTGGCCGCTCCTCGTCGTCTGCCACCTGCACCCGCAGCAGGTCGATAGCGCCTTCCCAGGCGCCGACCCGGAGTCGCTCCCCCTCCCGGCCCAGTAACTCCCCCGGCTGACAGAATACCCGCTCGCCGTCGGGTGGGGCCGCGGCCCAGACGGTCACTTTACGACCGTCGAGATAGCTGAACGCGCCGGGGTAGGGGTGGCTCTGGCCACGAATCCAGTCGTAGACGGTTCCGGGCGGCTGGCGCCAGTCGATGCCACCCTGGTCGGGCGTGCGCTTTGGCCACCAGGTCGCCTCGGTCTCGTCCTGTGGGGTCCGGGGGACCGCCCCGCGTTCGAACTCCGGGTAGGTCTGCCGTATCAGCGACCGTCCGGCCGCGACGACCTTCTCGTACAGCGACGCGGCGTCGTCCTGGATGTCGATGTCGATAGGCCACTGGGCGACGAGGTCGCCCGCGTCGGCCGCTTCGACGAGGTGGAACATCGACAGTGCAGTCTCGTCGAGTCCTTTGATGAGGTTCCACGCGATAGGTGCCCGACCTCGTCCGCGCGGGAGCGGTGCGGGGTGCATCCCCAGAGCCGCGACGCTCGGGATATCGAGTACTCGCTGTTCGACGAGTCTCGACCAGCCGACCACGTACAGCAACTCGGG
This sequence is a window from Haloarcula salinisoli. Protein-coding genes within it:
- a CDS encoding methionyl-tRNA formyltransferase, whose protein sequence is MRTVFVSHNDLGLACLEELHNLGADIPAIITRPRDESVADQTTFDGIAARTGADVHEVESVNTDAVVDQLRAYDPELLYVVGWSRLVEQRVLDIPSVAALGMHPAPLPRGRGRAPIAWNLIKGLDETALSMFHLVEAADAGDLVAQWPIDIDIQDDAASLYEKVVAAGRSLIRQTYPEFERGAVPRTPQDETEATWWPKRTPDQGGIDWRQPPGTVYDWIRGQSHPYPGAFSYLDGRKVTVWAAAPPDGERVFCQPGELLGREGERLRVGAWEGAIDLLRVQVADDEERPAAELLDYEWAGVGDVFESVRATGSDRP